One genomic segment of Ictalurus punctatus breed USDA103 chromosome 12, Coco_2.0, whole genome shotgun sequence includes these proteins:
- the LOC124628743 gene encoding craniofacial development protein 2-like: protein MTVLEQSRKVVQRPMQNGTLDANTITRIGTWNVRTLYQCGRLEQLLHEFDNYRLDILGVSEMRWTGNGKMTSDGKIVLYSGAKEHHVHGVWMVLSKTAAQALVGWKPISDRNLTARFHSRHAKITVIQVYAPTNEADDEEKDAFYDQLQDTIAVVPKYDIKILLGDMNAQLSSDRQGWENVIGPHGSAAVTSDNGERLLSLCNLNLCIGNTYFIHKRIHKKTWRSPDGATHNEIDYVCIHRRWRSALRDVQVFRGADVGSDHHLLVTSIRLKLKRVAGHNTVRSFASEKLKDRVNAEHFHIELANRFQILDNLASIEKQWAQIKDAVIETAERTIGRRRGTQRERWIQDRTWSLLDERRVKKRQRNQAKTEEERNEASQAYRELDRRVKRSCRADKKDWLDRKGTEAQLAADQGDSRTLFRVVRDLTRARSSSTGPIRDTTGRMLNGKVLQEVTTSLEHEAAKVGLRISTDKTNVMAVGRMTPVRITVSNQLIKEVKQFTYLGSIVAADGDMS from the exons ATGACGGTGCTGGAGCAAAGCCGAAAGGTCGTCCAGCGCCCGATGCAAAACGGGACACTCGACGCCAATACGATCACACGAATTGGAACCTGGAACGTGCGAACGTTGTACCAGTGTGGGAGACTGGAGCAGCTTCTGCACGAATTCGACAATTACCGGCTTGACATTCTTGGTGTCAGCGAAATGAGGTGGACGGGTAATGGAAAAATGACAAGCGACGGGAAGATCGTCCTGTATTCGGGAGCCAAAGAACATCACGTGCATGGCGTCTGGATGGTCCTGAGCAAAACCGCGGCACAGGCACTCGTTGGATGGAAACCGATCAGTGATCGCAACCTTACCGCCCGATTTCATTCTCgccatgctaaaattactgttatTCAAGTCTACGCGCCGACAAATGAGgcagatgatgaagagaaggacGCCTTCTACGACCAGCTGCAAGACACAATCGCGGTTGTCCCCAAATATGACATAAAGATCCTCCTTGGCGACATGAATGCGCAACTCAGTAGCGACCGTCAGGGCTGGGAAAACGTGATCGGACCTCATGGATCGGCAGCAGTAACGAGTGATAATGGAGAGCGTCTCCTATCCCTATGCAATCTTAACCTTTGCATCGGgaatacatatttcattcacaaacggATTCACAAAAAGACGTGGCGGTCACCAGATGGGGCCACTCACAATGAAATCGACTATGTATGCATCCATCGACGGTGGCGCTCAGCTTTACGTGACGTACAGGTTTTTCGCGGCGCCGACGTCGGATCTGATCACCACTTGCTTGTGACCTCAATCCGACTAAAACTGAAAAGAGTGGCCGGACACAACACCGTTCGGTCATTTGCCTCCGAGAAATTGAAGGACCGCGTGAACGCCGAGCACTTCCACATTGAACTCGCTAATCGATTCCAGATTCTTGACAACTTGGCCAGCATCGAAAAACAATGGGCACAGATCAAGGATGCTGTCATCgagacggcagagagaacgattggTCGACGGCGTGGAACGCAGCGAGAACGGTGGATTCAGGACCGCACATGGTCGTTGCTCGATGAAAGACGGGTCAAGAAACGTCAGCGCAATCAAGCAAAGACCGAAGAGGAGCGAAATGAAGCATCGCAGGCGTACCGAGAACTCGACCGTAGGGTCAAGAGGAGTTGCCGAGCAGACAAGAAGGACTGGCTGGACCGGAAGGGCACTGAAGCACAACTGGCTGCGGACCAGGGTGACAGCAGGACTCTGTTTCGTGTGGTCAGAGATCTCACTCGGGCCCGAAGCAGTTCCACTGGGCCGATAAGGGATACAACCGGCaggatgcta aatgggaaagtcttacagGAGGTGACCACTAGCCTGGAGCACGAAGCAGCCAAAGTTGGGTTACGGATCAGCACTGACAAGACCAACGTCATGGCGGTCGGCCGGATGACGCCGGTGCGGATCACGGTGAGCAACCAGCTGATCAaagaagtcaaacagttcacctaccttggcagcattgtggctGCGGATG GAGATATGAGCTAG